ACCTCCCAATTTCCCTTGCAATCAGTAAAGCTGTTctcctatatatttttatttccactaTAATTTATccatcattaaataaatataacaaaaataaattatcTCCCTTCAATTCATATACTGTTAGATCTTTATGTCAGCTGTCATTTCAATAAGTTAAACGAAAAATGAAGCTCATGATTCCCTACACTGCAAGACTGGCTGAAAACACATTGCAAAGATTTGTGGTATCGGCCACCCCGTCAGCTGAGGGGTTTTATTTGTGAATAAGTAAAATGAGAATGTCAGTAGAAACTGATGCATAATTGTTTGCAATGTAGAGGGCCGCCTACCCATCTAAGAATTAATCTTCTATATTATAAGCATAGGCTTCTATTAGCCCCTCTAGAGAGTGCACAAAGCCAGAAACGCTACAGATGGAACCAATGACGAAGATGGAGACATCAAAGAAGACTTGGTGCCACAGTAGCTGTCTCCACATCAACTTGAGGTGGAAGAGACTTGGAAGGAGGAAGCAAAGACCAGCTCCCGTGAGGCTGCCAGTGAGACCCATTAACAGGGCGAAATGGGGCACATAAATGGCCATAAGTAGAGTGAAAACTACTAGGGCACATCTAAGGGTAAGACCCCAAGATTTCAGTCTACCATCACCCCCATAGCAGTTTGGAAAGAAGGCCCTTGCGCCTTCTTGAAAGAGTGACTTCTCCAAGACCTCAACAGCTGCAAAGAAAGGCAGTGGATAGGACAACAGGGCTTTGGATACGAGAAATAAGTTGACCACTGCCCTGATGGTTGATGGTAAGTTGTCTGTAATGACTTCCTTGGTTTCATCTGCCCAGGTTAGGTAAGCCACAAGGGCAAAGAGTCCCTTGAGGATACAGGCTGCAATATGAGTCCAGTTCATCATACAGTGGAATTCCCTTGGGCTCTGCATGTTCCCTTCCAGAGACGGCAGGAAGATCTGAGAGGTATAGCTGAAGACAATGATGCCAATTGAGATTGGGAACTTCTTAACATCAATGTAGAACTTCACTTTGTCCCAAGCCCAGTCTCTTGCTCTGGACAGACAGTAGGCAATCACCAGGATGTTAATGACAAAATGCGCTACGGTGCAGAGCAAGCTGAACTTCGACACAGCTTTAAGGTTCTTGAGAAATGCACAAGGCAGGAGCACAGCAGTGGCCATGATGGACCAAGACTTCTGGGATATGGGCAGGTTTGGAAAGCTGTTGTACATTAAGTTGCCACTAACCACTACATAGAGAATGCAGGTCATCACCAGTTCAATAATCTGGGCCACATTAACAACTCTTCCCCCGAGCTTAGGGAACCTTGGAGCACAGCAAGCATTGGCAATGTCCACATAGGAGTCTCTCACTCTCACTGTTTCACCATCTTCGTTCTCTTCGTAGAGGCAAGCAATAAGAATCTTCCCAGTGTAGCAACAAACAACAGCTGCAAATATAATGAGAAACAGTCCCAGATATCCACCATGAAGAATTGCATATGGTAAACCCAAAACGAACATACCCTGCAAAACACAAACACATAGTAGGTGAGATCTCCTGCAACATCAGCATTGACTTGTACAATCAGTCTGGCAATGTtactcaaaggaaaactatacccccaaaattaatacttacacaacagatagtttatatcaaattaagtggcatattaaaggggtggttcaccttcaaacaactagttgttatcagatagatcaccagaaataacaactttttccaatgactttctattttctaagttctaaaattgaagtgtaaagtgtcattttttaccttctgaaacagccctgggagggggttcgctgaccctgtaaacggttctaaattgatacatttagttgataaatttgttatctttgtccctgctgagcagaatccctgggtttcattacaggcagctgttagaattgatacaatagttgctaatactccagagatgctgctgagaaatggatcaactcaatgttgcaaaattgtaactgttcagagtctgcgcctgaattactaaactgtcagaatgaaacaccagagacagggacattcaaatttaaacttagattttggaaaaacagtaaaaaataaataatggaaaataattaaaaaaattctttatttctgtggaaaAATCTAAAagcaattgaattgaaaaaagtgtttggaagatgaacaactcctttaaagaatcttactttAGGGTAAAGTAATTAAGtaatattaagtaaatattgcccttttaccttGAGCCCCCTTTTTATGATCACCTGaccagctctaactgtaacaggaagaaatgtggaagcacaAGACTTTgcccatgtgacctaacatatggtttgtttggtttgttggtGCCCAACAGAAATTCTAGGAtcccttcatttttaaaatggcagttttctatttatgattacccaatggcacgtactacaaaaaaagcatattattatttatttaaatgaagcagggtttcacatatgagttgttttatgcaatatatttttttatagagaccgacATTGTtctgggggcatagttttcctttatttgtCTTATTGTTGTCATATGATTTGGCATTTACTGCACATTCTCTCAAACAATAGGTAGATATAGGGGAGGGTTCACAAAAgtcaagaaattatttttttttgcataaaattggTGTTAAATCCAGTGTAACTACAATTTCCATATCCACAAAAAGAAGTCTGCCAAAATTCAGACACAACAGCcgcttaatttttttggtgaaaggcTGTTTACAGAGACTTTCGTGAATTTGCTTAAAACGAAAAAACGGAGGAGATATCTTTAAATGGTTTAAAGCTCGTTGACTCTGCATTGCTTCCGTTAATCTCCATTCCCCTCTATTTCAGTGGAAGCATTAGCATATTGATGGTAAAAGGGGATGAGAGATTTGTGCACATTACataacaaaactattttttttgcccctttagggcagagacacacgatcagattgagggagattagtcaccgacgacaaatctcctcttcttcggggcgattaatctccctgaactgcctcctgccggcttgaatgtaaattgccggtgtgATAGAACTTGGAGGATTATTTCTTTCTGAGTAATTTTCAGCGTGAGTCATCGTTTAATGACTAAGTGCAAGTAAAAGCAATGTGCTCCCACGTATTTCCCTTCTAGCccaatgggagcagctgatgctATGAGTAACGGAACTTGTATCTTTTGCTCCCTTAAAGCAATCAAAACACCCTTAAGCTACACTAACAATAATCcgattgtgtcttttttttaatattgtcatAATTTATAGCAGTTTTAGTTCagttaaatatatttgtgtttttgtatgtTCCTGGTTTTTTGGCCTCAGCATTCACAGAAGTTGGGTCTATGAATACTGTGCAATAACCACTGAAGGATTGCAGGTTGGGCAACACATACAAATAGCTACTATTGCAATGATTCACCACTTACAACTTCTCTCAAGGGGCCTCAGAGCTGTGGTTACTGTGGAACCCCCTAAAGACAACAATGAGCAATGCTGAGTAACTTAAGGCCTAAATAACCTCATCaggtatatattattttatcttcCTTCTTTACTACATTTGAGATTGTAATGATTTTGAGCTAAGTCCCCGCAAATAAGAGTATTGATCTTTGTGCATGGTGCACATTAATGTGGGAATGCTGTGGCCTGAGCATTAACATGTAGGTTTTGGGCAGGAACCACATAGCATGCAGTTACTAATGCATCCACTGGGTGGCTACAGGCTCTACAGAAAAATTACTTTCTTAATTAGCTAGATTCAGAATCATGGCTGAAAAGAATTACCAATATTTAACATGAATTGCTTCAAAAATGTGGATATTCATCTTATAGTTAGCATTGCTGAAACCAAAATTATATCTTTTTACTGCAGCgctgtgccatttttttttactgaatgtgTGCAGCGCCATCTTCTTGATGGTGCCATCTTCAAGGAGACATTgtatacattaatacaaaatacataatataaAGAAGATCTTGAAAATTGCAGGAAAGAGAAGGAGAAAGGGGGTATACATGCATGTTTTATGTAAAATGGGTTAAATCTCATAAATGGTGTGTTTGCCTTTTGTACATTTTGAAATAGATTCAATGGGATATAATGAGGCTGGCATGATGCTGGTTAGGAAGAGAGAAGAGGACAGAGACAATTTAATGAGAAAGAGATGGATGCATGTCTACATCATGTTGGTCTTTGAGGGAATGGGTTGTGCAGGGATGGGTAGATGGGGTGGGTTGTGCAGGGATGGGTAGGTAGATGGGGTTGGTTGTGCATGCATGGGTAGAAGGGGTGGGTTGTGCAAGGATGGGTAGGTAAATGGGGTGGGTTGTGCAGGTATGGGTAGGTAGATGGGGTGGGTTGTGCAGGGATGGGTAGATGGGTGGGTTGTGCAGGGATGGGTAGGTAAATGGGGTGGGTTGTGCAGGGATGGGTAGATGGGGTAGGGTGAGGTGTAGATAAGGATAAAGAATTGAATAGGTACAAGCAGATGAAGTTCAATTCATGAAGGACAGACGGCGGCAAATAGATGAAGATGGAGCAAAGAATAAACAGATGAATAGAATGAAGGTAAATTTTGAGACAGATGAGTAAGTGGATGGGAGTTAAAATAAGGGGAATTTGTTGATGGAGAGATGAATGGTTAGGGGATAAGGGGATAAGGGATAGGTTCAGAGGGCTGAAAGGTGGAATGCTGTGGTATGTATAGGTGCAGATGAAGGGATTAGTAAGTGGATGAATGGAAGGTCACATGGTGTAGAAGAAGGGATTGATGAGTACGTAGGAGAATGGGGAAGTATGGACTCACTGGTGCCTGTATGAGGGGATAGGAGTATGGAGTGGTGGGTTAGTGCAGGTAGGTGGCAATATAGCTGGGTATGTGCGATTGAATGGATTATGGATGAGTGGGTAGGTGTTCATGGTTAAGAAAATATCAGTAATGTAAAGGGTATGGTATATGGGAAACTGTGGGTGGATGGGCAGGTTACAGGTAAGAGAATGGGAAATGATGAGGGTCTTAAGTAGAAACTAGAATGAACAGATAGGTTTGCGAGTGTGAATACAGACAGAGTGCGTCATTATGTGTAAGAGCTTATGAGAAAACGTTGTGTGGAGCTCTCAATAAACCAAGAATATTAAGCACATTTTGCAGTGGTGAGTGCCATTTGCTTTTCTTTATAAATTTGCGTCATTGTGTGCCTGAGAGTGCACACTGTGTGAGAGCATTCAGACATAGAAAGGCAGATTGAATGTGGGCAGCCGTGAGACAGTTGTAAATATGTGAGTGTCTATGAGAGGGAGCCATACAGATATAGACAGTCAGGAATATTCTATATTAGCGACACAGTCTGAACTGCTATATGAGCCACTGTTTGGATAACTAGGCAGAGAAATGCGCAAATAATCAGCTCTGCCAATTAGATGAATGGGATCTAGattatatctatacacacataaATCCTAATCGCATTTTATATTAAACCATTCCATCACTGTGCTGCACCCTATCGAAATACACCCAGAATAGTGTCCTGCTTCATCTGACTGGGGATCTCTTCCTTATAAAGAGATATTACAGTAAAGATTTGCTGGAATTATTAAAATCACAATATGATTGAAAGCAATTATATTTGCGGGTTCGTTTCACCAATTCTTTCATTTAAAGCTGCGCCCTCAGCAATATCCCATGTAATCCAAATGACTAGTCATCAGTATATATATGGCAATAATCCCAAATAACATTCATTTAACACATCCTACATATACAAATGTTTAGGAACATGGATGTGCATGTCTTACATAGCTAAGGGACAATGATTATAATTCgggatatatatagatgtatatatatatatatatatatatataaaacttattaACACAAGTTACACATTCTTTACGCAAAGTAATTCCAAAAGAGCATCGTGTTTATTTCGTTTGGGAACGGATTTAGGGGTTTATATGTTATACTGCTATAAGAGTAAGAGTAAGCTTGGGAATTGCGTGTTTCTACATCACATATCGCCTGGACCAGGTTTAAATAATATAAGTACGTTTGAAGGTGACATAATGCGCAACTGTCACATTGTGGAGACAAGGTGCGCGCAAccagaattgcaaaaaaaaaaaataatgaatttccaGCGGAAGAAAATGATCCAATCTGGTTGTTAATGCACAACAAACGCTATAGGATGTTCCCCAAAATCAAATCCTTGATGACTGTGTTTCTGAGATTGTAGGAGAAGATATAAGAGGCAGAAGAAATGATTGACCTTGGAGACTTGACCTCGGCCGATCGTGTCTCAGAACTTGTGCGTTTTGAGGGGTGACAGGGatgagggggaggggcagggtGAGACAGTGCAAGGATTAACAGAGAGTGCTAGTGCCACGTCTATCCTATGCCCAAAGGAGCTCGTTACCTGTAGAAGAAAGAGGACTTACCTGGATGGCGTTGGTGACATTCCAACCGGCTTCCCAGGCTGTGATTTGGGGTTTCTCAGAGGAAGAAAGCTCAGAGCACAATCCTTCATCTTTAGAGGCGGAAGGAGGGAGTCCTGTGCCATCTCTTTGGTAGTGGATGTCACCCTCGGGTGGGGCATCTCCAGTTGGGACTTCTGTCTTCAGGATGTCCATCTGAAGCCCCTGCCTGTGCTCCGTGTCCAGGTCATCACAATGAGCAAAGCCAAGCGCTTCTTCATCAGTGGCAGCCTGGAATCCCATCCTCGCAAACATCCCACTAACCTTGGCCTGGGACTTGTTAGAAACCGAGGTGGCTACATTAGATAGTTTGCTCCTAATCAGGGTAGCCATGGTGGCTTGTCTCAAGATCCTGCTTCAATACAAATACAATGCACGGAATCCGTCTTGGTATGTTGGTGAAAACTGTTACCTCCACTCGCTCAGACTGGCTCTTTTCCACCCTTGAGCCTCCCTGAGCATGACACCTTCTGCAGAGGTAATTAGGATCTACTGGCCATTTCCATGATATCCACTTCTATGTTCTTTTCTTGAATACAGAGTCGTGGGGAAATGGTATTGTCCTTGTCTCCTATTGACTATGCCCTTCCCTCAGTGGCACGACGGTCCAATGCAGAGGATCCTAGAGATGGGTGGGGGGTAAGGTAGAGGGGAGGGGGAGCAGAGAATGTTAGTCTTTTGCTGAATACCAACTAAGTCTGTCTAATACTGGAACAGTGATCAATCACGATGAAActgggaagtttttttttaaagggggtggtGGGTGGGGGGTTATGAGGGTGTCTGCATGATTGCTGCATATCTGGGGGAGTGTCTAAATCCTCACCACCCCATTCTGTCACCAATTGCAGTTCCTAAACCCATCCCACCACCAACACCACCATCACCGTCCATTCCACCGCCCTCTCAAGATCCCCTGTACTAGTCAGGTCCATGCCAACAATAGATCCAACTCAATCACACCATCTCACTCCAACCAACCCATAAACACCCCAATGCACATACACACCACCACCCTAATGTACATAGGTCACCCTTCCCATTCAGTTTCCCTATCACCAAGCATATCCAAAGCCCACCTTGTTACACCTTCTCCAGACTGGCCAACCTTCAAGGGACAATCCCTCCCTTAGCAATGCTACTTCAGCTGTCTGTAGAATGCTGAGAGTTCTAATTCCGCCACATCTGGAGGACCTTACTCTCTCTTTCCCTGCCACACTGTGCCCAATCATGCCACCCCTTTGCTATTTCTGCCAACCCACATTCATCTTGTATTGGCTTTCCGCCTCTAAATTAAATAAAGACTATTTCTTATTTCCTAAAGGACCAGCGCTTTCAATTTAGAAGGAAACCCAAAGCTATTTATCTGCATTCTCTTAAGAAATCACTTGCAATTTACCCCAATGACTTAATTGCCCGGGGTCTTTAGTTAGTATTGCGTCAAGATCCTATAAATACTCGCCAATCCCTTACGATTTACACGATCTGCATTGTAAATTCGGCGATGGACATAATTATATACTGTGCGGCTGGAAACATTATTTTGCTCTTCTAATTATCATTATCAAAAGAGCATGCCTGCTCAGGAATGAGGGGGATAATTCGAATACGTTTATTAGaaagaatattaaatataagaatattgaatattaaatataagaatattaaatataagaatattgaatattaaatataagaatattacatataatatatatacgaatatatataatatatatatgtttaatccACGATAAATGTGACCCAGGAGCAGTTTTCGAAACCTcataaaacaaaagaacaaagcaaATCACAAAGCGTTTTTAAACGGAGATCGAAAAGTCGGAATTCTTTTTTTGATGTGAACCTATGAATAGAAGCAATTTATTGCAACGACTATCCCATAGATGATATTTAGCATCACGTGCTCCCTACCAGACTATAGACTAgaataaaatgtgtgtttgaaatACAGATATTGTGTTCAGATGCTATTCGTGTTGAATAATATTTCgttatctattttatatatatataaatatatatacatttttaatatattttatttttcatttattttttgtttttatttcttaaatttcGTTCAGAGTGTGATGCTTTATGGTGGAATTGGATGTATTATTCGTTGGAAGGAGCAGGGTTTAACATGATATGACAAGCTGGGTTCCTCTTTTAGAAAACAGATCTTTACAAGCCATTGCACAAATAGGTCAAACATTTGGCTGAAatgttcagaattttttttttgcagttgctgAATGATCACAGACTATTGGAACGCTTTTTATTCAAAGGAATAAGCCATGTcgcatgataaaaaaaacagataatagaAACGAATATGCGCGGATAATGGAGAAGTGTATTATTCCAGTAAGGCAAGAGAAGGGGGGTTCTTATTATTCAAAGACTTAAATCAATAGGTTCATTTTGATATTTTGTCCTCCTGACCTGGATCTCAAATCTATTACAGGGAACAATCCTCGGAGGAGGGAAGCGATATCATGGTACAGATACATTCAATCACAACCCCAGGGTAGAGATACGAATAATCGCAGGGCCAGAGTGTAGATACATTATAGCAGAACCCCAGAGGATAGTTACATTTGTATCAGAGCCTCAGAACACTCAATGACGAAGATT
The Xenopus laevis strain J_2021 chromosome 9_10S, Xenopus_laevis_v10.1, whole genome shotgun sequence DNA segment above includes these coding regions:
- the slc32a1.S gene encoding vesicular inhibitory amino acid transporter isoform X1 translates to MATLIRSKLSNVATSVSNKSQAKVSGMFARMGFQAATDEEALGFAHCDDLDTEHRQGLQMDILKTEVPTGDAPPEGDIHYQRDGTGLPPSASKDEGLCSELSSSEKPQITAWEAGWNVTNAIQGMFVLGLPYAILHGGYLGLFLIIFAAVVCCYTGKILIACLYEENEDGETVRVRDSYVDIANACCAPRFPKLGGRVVNVAQIIELVMTCILYVVVSGNLMYNSFPNLPISQKSWSIMATAVLLPCAFLKNLKAVSKFSLLCTVAHFVINILVIAYCLSRARDWAWDKVKFYIDVKKFPISIGIIVFSYTSQIFLPSLEGNMQSPREFHCMMNWTHIAACILKGLFALVAYLTWADETKEVITDNLPSTIRAVVNLFLVSKALLSYPLPFFAAVEVLEKSLFQEGARAFFPNCYGGDGRLKSWGLTLRCALVVFTLLMAIYVPHFALLMGLTGSLTGAGLCFLLPSLFHLKLMWRQLLWHQVFFDVSIFVIGSICSVSGFVHSLEGLIEAYAYNIED